GTTCTGGATGAACTCCAGGATGAGAGACCAGGCCCGCTCAAAGTCGCCCAGCATCTGGAGCAGTTCCCGCTTGGTGTTGAACACCCGACATACGCCCGAAAGCGTTAGCACCTGCGTCTCTGCCCACTGCTTTTGGGCGGTGTTTCGTGAATGATGGATGAGAATGTTGCCGCTGGCGTCCACCTTCTCGTTGCTGGCCGAGCTGCTCAGAGCGCGGACGTTATCCAGCAGCGGGAAGAGCACCTGCCAGACCAGAGCCTGCCAGGTAGGCGGATTTAACAGGCTGCCGTGGGCCGAGATGGTGGAGAAGAGCGTCTGGCCGGCCGACTTGCGAACCGCCGGACGCAGATCCACACACAGCTCGCCCAGTTTGGCGTACAGGCACATCCACAGCTTGTCGAACTGCGGCATCTTCACCGTGCCCGGAAAATCGGGCAAGATGGCCACGTCCTGCAGCTGCGTGGACATGAGCTTATCCTGATTTTGATTGAAGAAATCCGAAATGTTCCACTGCCAAGattgaataaaaattttcGTTAAAATCATCAACAAAATCCATGAATTGAAAATcctgaaacagaaacagtaCCATCAGACCAATAGCCGTAAGAGAAATATTCAGCTCCTGGGTTTGGGATCCAAACTTCGCCGCTGTGCTGATACACAGGGGCAGACACCGCCAGGGCATCACTGTGAGAAAATCGGTGATGACCAACTGCAAACACTGGAACGCAGTCCGGATGAGTGGCTCGCCGTGATGTTCGTTTACAGCTCCTATGATCTCGATGATAGCCGGCCAGCCGAAGGAAAGAATCTCCCCCGCGGTGTTCAGGATCTGGAGGACGCAGTCCAACTGGCGTTGTCGTACGTCGGCGTGCAGGACAGTGGATAATTCAGATAGTGGGCTCAGGAGCATGGTCTGCAATTCCATATTCTCCTTGAGCGGCGTTTTGTGCTTGAACTGTAGAGCGGATTTGACCAGGTAGGTGATGGCCTCCACACCCCATTCCCGCATCCGTATGTGTCGATGCTGGCAGACTTCCAACAAGTGGTTGGTAAGGGGTCGCCAGAGGACCTTAATTCGCGGCATGTTCACCAGACCCGTCTCCAAAAGCTTGGCCACTGCGAATAGCGAGGGCTCGCGATTGGCGTAAGCCAGTTCCATAGCTTCGTGGGAGAGCTTGCACAGCGCATCGATGAGATGGTGGAGGGCCACATCGTCCAGGTACTGGCTGGACTCGAACAGCTGGCTCAACATTTGTGACAATACCGGCAGATCAGCCATCACGGCCGTTTGTATGCCCACATTTGCCTCAGCCGCCGGCTTGGGCATGGCCTGAAGACTGCCTCCGGTGGAGGGCTTTAGGCCCAGAATCCACACCAGATGCTGCAGGGTTTGCAACACAATGTGCCACGAGGTGCCCAGAATGCCACCGTTGTTGTGCGCCAGAAATAGGATGGCCCGCATGCACTGTAGGTTCTTGTTGGTCAGCATCACTGGTGCCTGCATCACGCTGTGCGGGAGTGAGGCCGACGGTAGTGGTGTGCCCACGGCCACGACATTGGGCCTAAAGTCACCGGAATCCCCGCTGCAGTTGTTTATTAAGTGGCTGCTCAAATCCTGGCTGCCGCTGCGAGTGTGACCTGCGGATAAGACAAGCAATCATATATTCCTAAAGAAAAATAGGTTAAGCAACAAACTCACATCTTAGATCACCATCTGCTTGTGTGGTATTGGCAAATATGGACATGGCATAGTGGGGCGGAAAGGAGGCTCGGCACATGGCCATTATAAAGGCATCACGGGGCTGCAGCTGCTCCAGCATACCACACAGAGCCGCGTAATTTTGCATCGCCTTGAGAATGTTCTCAGTGGTGGCCTCATCAATGGAGGTCTCAACCAACGGAATGAAGGCGCTGAGAAGGGCAGACCAGCTGGAGTCGATAAGCTGCAGACAGAGCGGTTTGTGCTCCTCTTCCGTAATTACGGCGGTGTTATGACTGGGATGCAGTTCCGGTGTGCGCGTAATGACTCCGCCAATGGAGCGGGTCATGTCCAGGAGTATGGCGTGACCCACGGAGATGCCATAGCTATCTGGTATATTTGGAGCATCCAGTTTATCCAGCATTTCCAAGCTGCCAAATACAAAACATATTGCTTGATATGCTCAAAGGGAAAAGGTCTTCGGAAACTTACTATACTGCCTTGGGCACTCCTGGGGCGAATGTGGCCACCAGCGGCAAGTAGGCTCCTCGGAACATGAAGCCGCACTGGTTGTTACCCGACAAGGCGGTCAGCGTGGTGGCCATTCCATTCTGCTGGCCATTAAGCATTGTCGAGGCGTTGAACAGGGAATAGCGAACATAGCTGCCCATGGCAGCAATCATGTCGTGGACAATGTTAGTGGCATGGTTCTTCAGATCGTATGACTTGCAGAAGAAGGCTATCAGCGAGGAGCGGGTCACAAGTTTGTGGATGACCTCCAAGGCCAAGGCGCGCTGCCAACTCGGCTTGTCCGGATCCAGAAACTTTATGATCAGGGATAGGAATATCTCGCACTCGGTGACCAGGATGGTGTGGTACTTCTGAATAAGAACAGCCACAAGGCGTAGTAGTCGCATACTTATCGGAAAATATGGTTTTTCTGCTGCGGCCGGAGCATTTCCGTTGCTGGGGGCCGGGAGCTGTCGGTGCTTGACGTTCGGGGAAAACAATTTGATGACCAGGGCGCATACCCTCTCCTTTAGCAATAGTCGGAAATCGTTGCTCTACAAAATGAAAGATAAGGTTTGTAAATAAACGGTTTCCAGTTAAGCAGCTTATAATGTTTGTATTGATTAGGTATCGATGACATCTTAGGAAAGCATACCTCGTGGAAAACTGCACTGAAGTTCGTAAGAACTGCCTCCAACAGCTCCAGGCCGAATGTTCGCGTCATCTCGGTCATGCCCACCAACCAGAAGGGCTGCTCCACGTTCACCAGCTGCACCAGGTCCTGAAACAGCAGAAAAGCATCCGAAGCAAACGTCTGCACATCCTGGCCACCGCCATCGCCTTCAGCTGGTGGTTGTTGTGGATGTTGTAGGCTGCTCACAGAATCCTTCTCCAGATAGACACGTTCAAAAACCAGGGACACCAACTGCCGGATTGTGGCACCGGCTGTGTTCACAATCGTGGGATTCTTATGGTAGTGCAACCGAAAGCACAGGACCAAGGCCTTGGCCAATGTGTCTCCATGCACCACGGTGTTGGTGGTCAGCAGAAGGGTTACTGTTTGCAGGACCTTAACCTCCTCTATATTGTTTTCCATAAGGGTCCACAGAGCGTTGGTGATGTACAGGGCGCCCTTTTGATCCACCACCTGCTGGGTGATGAGGCGTTGCATCATCCCAAGACAAaactgaaacaaaaatatatatttttaataaaatttcacaaaattGGATATTTAATTTTCGGTTTACCTTGATGATCTTGAGATCCTTTGTCTCGCATCCTTGGACGAGGGGATAGAGTATCTGGTTTACGGTGTAGTAGACCGAGTTCTGCTGGCTGCTACCGGCGGTGCAGAGCTTGGAAATAGCCTCCTCGCATGCCTGACGATTGATTTCGAGGGGGGAAACGGTAATGAAATGGAGAGAGTTAATAGCCATGTGAAAATGTCATAAAATCAATTTCATTTGCGGCTGCTATCAGTTTCATAATTGCGTAGAATAAGCACAGGTGGAACCAGAGCAAACGAATGCCCCACCCCCCACCTTACCGCCGCACCACCTTCCATGTAAGTGGGGTGGGTGACACACACATCGTGAGACATAATATAACAAATGCAAACCGAACACGTCAGCAGGACTTGCAGGCTTACCTCCTTGATCTGGGGATACTTCTTCTTGGTCTCCAGCGAAAGGGTCTTGAAGTCCGCCTGGAGTGCCTCGACGAACTTGTGGACATCCTGACCACCGCCCCCCGTGCCAACGAACGACATGTTTCTCTAGCTGACCCACTCAACTGGCTAGCACTGCGGCCCAATGACAAACGACACTCAGTGTACGGCAGGCATAACAATGCCCGGTGTAAGTACGGCGACCGATCAACGCTTATGCATATGCTCAACTCCGGGAAAAGCTTGGAAAACTGTAACAATAATACCGAAAGCCGTGAAAATTTGTGATTCGATTTGACAGCTGACGTACACAGTGGAGGACAGTGTTGGTATGCGCTGCGTGGTTAACAGCGCTGTTAACAGCTGTTAAATATGTAAACATTCCCATGTAAATAAAGTGGGTCGCAGGACAAAAAGGATATAATGCCAGCTTTTAAGGCTAAAAATCATAGTATTTCCAAGTTAAACCATATATATAAGTTAAGACATAAATAAAGtacataaaagaaaaaaatgaatgtCGAAAAGAATCAAAAAGCCCgcaatattaaatatttacaaacatGAAAGTATGTCGAGtatgctttttaatttttgataaaattattcaacaaaaataatcaacatgattattattttgctacCTACAGGTAGAAGGTCAATTCCGGATTGCATCCCCTGGTCATAGAAGGGAAATCCTTTGGCTGGGAGTTGGCGCTTCTAAATATGGCGACGCGCCTTGTGCGCTCTTTGGTACTCCTAGTCCTCGTCAGCCTGGTGGTATACTCATATATATCAAAACCTCGTAAGATTGTaaatataattccgaaaaatccAGTTAAGATCGATCTCTCCGAAATCatatttgaaaaatcaatgaacGACAGTCTATTGACGGAATTGGATGCTCTCCAGACAACTCATTTTAGTAAGAATATAGTCAtggaattatatatatatcctgcatttaataatatttactttCAGGCAAcataaatatcaaaataaatgaatctTTGGATGCAACTGCCCCTAAACAAATTCCTTTAGATTATAAGAACATATTGAACAATACCCTAAAGATCCATTCAACGGAAAAGCCTCGTGAGATATTTGAATATCCTTATTACCAATGTTATTACTCTaatatgtaatatataatTCCAGATGAAAAACATGAAGATCTTCCAAAATCCTCACTTCAAATCATaggtaaattaaataaaaaaagttttttaggaagttttaaaaaattattgccAATTATAACTCCATTCTGGAGTAGGATACATAAAATAGGTTACGAGATCCAGAAAACAAAGGGTTCCCCCgattcccaccattctgcatcaaaatcctgagacaaaatatttttcagattttttttccatttttatgatgggatcccttgaaaatgtggttttccctaTGTGGCCCACCGatatggctatatctttcccaattctcatccgattctcaagcggagtaccttaaacgatttctagatcgattccccaccattctgcataaaaatcctgaggcaaactattttctagattttttgtccatttttctgatgagatcccttgaaaatgtgtatTTTCCCTATGTGGCCCACCGatatggctatatctttcccaattctcatccgattctcaagcggagtaccttaaacgatttctagatcgattccccaccattctgcatcgaaatcctgagacaaaatatttttgagattttttttccatttttcatgatgggatcccttaaatATAGGATATTtcccaatatggcccacagtgatggctatatctttctcaattctcatccgattctcaatcggagtaccttaaacgatttctggattaaTTCCACACcaacctgcatcaaaatcctgagacaaaatattttttacatttttttttccaattttcgagatgggatcccttgaaaatggggttttcccctatagggtccacagtaatggctgtatcttcccaaattctcatccgattctcaagcggaataccttaaacgatttctagatttcTCGATTCTAATACCTCAATACCTCATTGAAGCACTTTAAActaatattttatgtttaaattgattttattttagttcttCAGTTTTCTACATTTAGTAAAACttgcaaatattttatctAGATATAACTTCCGAATATCGTACAATCAGATTCTTCAATCCAAAAGAGTTTTGGGAGTATCTTAAATACAAACAGCAGGCCACCGATATCCCATTGGCAAGTGCCACCTATGAATCGGGTCACCGGGACAATGAGATTGATGCGGAGAGAATATGTCCCAAAAGTGGAGCTTTTATTAAACTCCTGGTGCTAATTACGTCGGCACGGAAGCATGAGGCACAACGAATGGCCATCCGGCAGACTTGGATGCACTACGGCAGCAGGAGGGACATCGGCATGGCCTTTGTACTAGGACGAGGTACTAACGCAACTGCAAATGAACGCCTTGATCGGGAGAATATGATGTATGCGGATATGATAAGGGGCAACTTCATAGACTCCTACTACAACCTCACCCTCAAGACGATCTCCGCTTTGGAGTGGTCGCTGTGGCACTGTCCCCTCGCAAAGTATATCCTCAAGACGGACGACGACATGTTCATCAACATGCCCAAGCTGATGACATTTATTGACACCCTTAGTGCCAAGCGAAGGATCTATGGACGCAGAGCCGAGAACTGGATGCCAGTGCGGAACAAACAGtccaaatattttgtatcctACCGACAGTTTACTGCAAGATTTTTTCCTTACTTCACCACTGGTCCTGCGTATCTTCTCACTGGCGATATTGTGGGCGAATTATATGCCCAATCTCTGGCCACTGCTTACCTAAAGCTGGAGGATGTCTTCCTGACTGGCATCGTGGCCGACATTTTAGGCATCCCGCGGGTTAATGTCAAGGAGATAGCCAACACCAATACGAAGGCGTGGGCCTGTCGTGTTCGTGATAGAATCACAATTCACATGGTGTCACCCAATGAGCAGTTTGATTTGTGGAAGAAGCTGTTGGACACTTCCATCACGTGTACTTAGCAAGGATATCCATTTTCTGtttgtaaaattttcaaatatttagtCCGGAGATTCCAGTTGTTCATATTGCATTATTGAGATTCTAGATGTAcagaatgtatatatatatttaaaagacAAAATTGAATTGTAGATTTAATCTTgttgtacaattttttttaagaatatatacatatacaaaaaaacagaatttaaagataaaaaactgtaaacaaattataatggTACAAGCTATTAAAATAtcattttgtttacaatttacaAAAACGAGTATTAATATCCTTAGCTAGCATTAAGCAGGAAGAATCTCCAGCACTCGCTATTGCAAAACGTGAAGATTTTCTGGAAGACCAACAGCTCTTAAAGAGCACTGGTTGCACGGTATGAATAAAATTTCTCGTTTTCCGACTCAATGACATTAAGTTTACCCTCCTTGGCCAACTTACTAAGGTGATGGTCTACATTGTAGGCGGCTGCGGGCCATAGATTTTCGGGGGTTTCTTTGTACACCTCCCGCACTACGTCCATGGCTTGCCACCGTTCGTTGGGCCGCTGAACAAAGTACTGCAGTATTTGTGCCTCTCGCTGGTTGCGATGGTTGATGTAGTACTCGATCTTGCCGATCGGTTCTTCGATGACATTACCGTGGCCTGGGAAAATCCTCTGCGGTTTGATATCCAGTATCTTCTCAAGGCTCTTCATGTACTCGAAAAGGTCCTCGAAAACGGCAGTTCCCTCGCCCAGGATACAGTCGCCGCTGAAGAGCGTGCCCTCGCTCATGGCCAGCACTACGTGATCAGTGGTGTGTCCGGGGGTGTGCACTACCTTAACCTTTGCTCCCTCGGTGGCAAACTCCTGGTTGTGGGCCAGTGGGTGCAGTTTTATGTGCGTCGGGATTTCGGGACACACATCTGGGGCGTCTGTTCGTCCATACTTGAACACCCGGCAATCGTTGTGAGCCAAAGCTGTGCCCAAGATGCTCTTCACTCCGCCAACATGATCGTGATGCCAGTGTGTCAGTAGGATGGTGTCGATGGAGGCCTTTTCCTGCTTCAATACATCGTTTAGATGCTCAATATACTGAGGCACGTCCTCGTCGCCAGTGTCGATCAGGATTCGCCGGTTGCCACTTCCCAGAAGATATGTGTTGGTTCCTTGCAGGGTCATCGGGCTGGGATTGCATCCCAAAATCCGGATAACGGAGGAACTGAGTCGTGTTACGGCAGGAATCAAGGCCATCTTGTCATTAACAGAACCTTGAGGAGATAATCTTAACGATGATTACTTGGCACAAAATTGTGATAAAATAAGCAATAATTGAGGGaatgaaattaattatgtTTCAAAAATACATACACAAATGGAGGACAAGGACAAATAATTGTAGTATGTTAAtcttatatatttctttgCTTTATTCTTAAtagaaaaacatttaaaatttaaattttagacCTTTAATATTGTGTTGATAAACTAGAATGAACTTTGGAAGCCGCTTGTTTGCTTTGGATTTGAACAGCTGGAAGGAACAGTGTTGTAAATGGCGTTAAATAGAACCAACCTAATAGCGGTATCTTAAAAAagcaaatttattaaaaataaatatgtacaattaattaaaaactttaattgtGATTATAAATTGAAACTtatatttaacattaaaaaaatagtaatattTTACTTACACTTTGTATAAGTAATTAAaaagtataataattttaatttctaagAAAACAAAGAATGTAGAAGGAgaaatgatattttttatcctttttcgGACGAGAAGATATCGAAAGgacgaaatattttaaaacgtGTGATTCGTTCGTGTGATACATCCTTCGCATGACCCCTGGCCACACCAACACTCTTGAATATTGTCCAACACCAGCCAATTGCATACCCCGCATATAAACCTGGTCACTCTGTCACTAATGTTGAGCTAATACAAATCGTTGCGAGTGGGAGTAATGCATGGCCcacaaaaaaagaggaaaaaaaaattggaatacGTGCGGGCGCTGTAACGCAGCCCCCAAAAAGTGTGTGTGCAAAGGCAAAGCCTCAAAAGTGTCATAAAAAGGCAGTCAGGAAGGCTGCCACTCGCCGCGCAGAATAAAATTTGCGACCGAAAAACTTAATCGAATGCGAAAATAAATCTGTTTCTGTGGTTGGTCTGTGGGTCCATgggagcagcaacaacaacaacaacaaaacgcGACTAGTTTAACGCATAGTGGTACGCTGAGGCGTTAATGctgcttatttatttttaaaacatgcTTCGCATGACTAATGAAACGGGTTGACgggttattaaaaacgaaaatactCGGTAAAGTCGGAAAAAAAACTCCCAAGGCTCACACATACATCTACATCCAAACAATATTTGTGGTGGCGCCTGGGGtccaacaacaccaacaacaacaacaacaagtacCATAAACCCAACAATTAGCCATCAAAAGGAGGATTACAGAAATACCAACAATATTAACAGTAAACAAACAACCTACAATTCATCATTGTTAATTGTCAACAAAAGGCAAAATTTATTAACGCTAACTAAACACTAAAAATAAACGCAGCCAGTCCCCAACCGCCAACCGCCAGCCACCAGCCACCCCAAGCCAGCAAGTAATTATGCTTGACCCTGGTCCAACAATAGCTATATCCGAATCCGCAGCCGCATCTCCGATTCCCGCAAAGGAGAGCCACCAAAGCTGaggcgaacaaaaaaaaaataaaactgggAGGTAAGTCGAGGTTTGTTGGGCCCGAAGACACCTAAAACCAAAGGCAACCAAACGGAGACAACAACGCAACGATGACGGTGCGTTGCCTAgggttttgttattttattaacacaCATCTACCGTGGTGTTTGGTTGGGCAACAATGCCACCAGCTAGCCGAGCCAAGTCGAGCCACTAGCGGTCATCACAGATTTCCAAATCCCATGGCCGGACATTGCACCACATGGCCGTGCGTAGTGAGATTTCATTAACACCAATTAACCAGTATCTCTCTCAGTCTTTGATTTGGTTCAGATTGGAAAAACCAATGCATACAATTATGTATCCCATGGCAATTATCCAATATGAAGAAGTAAACAACTGAGATcggaaataaatatttatttattaaaaaagaaagccCTTGAAAGTCACGAATATTTAATTAACATCGCATTTCTTTCTGTGATTtgtaagtttaaattttaaactttaaatatatCTATGAATTCCACTTCTCTTTCGTATCTGATGGATAGATTGTAACCAAAAAAGACAAATCACATAGCGTTACTTTGAAAAATCAGCAGAAAAGATTACTTCcgcaataaaattaatatttgattttttattcaaattactCATTGTTTGGATTATTCTCTTCCTATACAAGGTATCATGACTCAAGTAATCCCCGCAAGGAATTCAGGACTAGTCCAAAAAAAGTGTCCAGTGGGATGCTGGCAGCTATGATTGATAGGAAACCAGCTGAAAGATAGTTTCGAGACGCCCGAAAACCCGTTTGCAGACTAACCGGCGATTATCTCCGGTTCATTGTACTTATTAGCAGAGACGTCCAAGTGGGGGCCAcgtacaaaaataaagaaaaaaaaaaaagcataaccGACCACCAGCCAGATTGAAAGCTCGAACCCACTTCCGCTCTCCCTGGTCTCTCATTCTGCTCCACGGCCCAGCTCCACGAGCAATCTGGAATGGCTGTTTCTGGGGTTTCTGGGGAATTCGAGAGTTACACTCCATCACATTACAAGCTCTTGTCAAATTTCACGGCTCTTTGGGCAATTTCGCACACAATTACgaggcaataaaaaaaacagcaaatgtcggaacatttaaaaaaattactcTCAAACAACTGGGAAAAAAATCAGAACAATTACCAGCTAATTCTAATAATTGAAggcagtttaaaaaaaaatatttaaaggccTAGTTTAagtaataaattataaattgtaGCTCCATAGAATCCTAAAGGAAGTGGCAGCCCCGATAAGCGCCATTCGgcgataaaaataaagaaaattgtgTGTCAAACAACCCCttttctaataaaaaaaattagcatGACCTCGAAGGGTGAATCATCTTCTTACCGATAAGGAGCACTTTCACTTTTATTTAGAACAACAATGGGCTAATCTCTTATCAATCCATTGCACGTCACGCTGCGGCTTCCAATATACTACAATCCCCTTATTAGCTTTCGGGTTGTGCGTCTATTCTCTTGTTCAGCGATAAGCGCAGAAAAAAACACGATACCGCATCATCATGAGagtaaatctaaaaaaaattccattaTAATTGTACTCGCTGGCGCTTCTTGCCAGTTTCCCAGAAGGGGCGGTATACGAGCCCGACTAGACCGGCCGACTAGTCACGTCGATAGAGACCCCTCCGCTGATTAGGTTTATCATCAAATTTAGTTGATTACCCCCTAATCATCTGGTTGAATATTAATgcgaatttttgtttaattaaacaTCCTATCCTGATTGTTTAATAGTTTGCTATAAAATTAGAttagatttaattaaagtaTTTAAGGAGTGAAGAACCTGTATCAGAGTCTTCAATTGACAGAAGCTTAAGTagcttaaataaaatgaacCCTAATAACCTGGAAGATCAATTTTGATTCCTTTTGTAATGTCCCCCAAGTGCTGTCTTATCGAAAGGCAATTAAGTTATTCCCAGTGACGCATTGGGGATTTCATGGGCAGCGTGTGACGGGTCGGAGTCGTAGCGAAAGTGcttcaaaaataaagttatGAGGGCCTGTCCTTAAGTTTTATTGATTTCCATAACGAACTGTCGGGCTCAGCCAAGTGGTTCTATTTTTATGACAGGCCCAGTGAGGTAGTTTCTTAAAATGAATATATACAACTTTAGTCCGCTCCTAAGAAATCAATGAACGTTGAGATTCGATCGCCCGATAAGCAATCTAATCGTCGGACCAAGACCAAAACCAAGACCAAGACACCAAGTGGCTCCCGGGGCCGCTGGTCAAGAGCCTGGCCGAAGTTTCTGCGTCGTTCTGTTCGGTTGGGTTTCTCTTCACATTTTCGGAATCGGGTCAAGAATGCTGTTGAGCATGCAAAGTGGATACCGGGCCCAAAGCGATGTCGTGACAATTCTGGATGCTGTCTGGTCGCTGGCCCACTCCCTGTGTGCGTGCTCTCCGCTTTTGGCCAATTCATTAGCCAAGGGAGACTATGGTGTGCTCCCCAAGTGTTTCCCCCCAGTCGTCAGTCGTCGTCAGTCTCATTACCATATAAATCACTTACCGATTTACTGGCGGTTTTTGtgcctatttttttaagtggCTTACTTAGGAGTAGGGTTTCTACATCTTGTGACTTCGGGCAGTGCAGTTCTGTAAGTGTAGAAACTTGCTATCAGTCTGTGCAGTCTGTCGTACACTCtctaaacaaatatttagatATTTGCCACCTCCACCTAGTAAGGTGAACAATAAAGCTTTACCTACGTGAGCTTCGACTTCGACCTTTAGTGGTTCTATAATTAGATGGAGTTAGAAGTAGTAGATCTTATAAGTATATAATACAactttatatatgtatactatATGTACTCTATACTATATACATGAATTTCTGTTAGGTTATCCAATCCCTAAACATCTCCCTCAGTTCCTGATGTGCCTGGTTCTGGGTATGGGAGGCACTTAACAAATCAGCAGAATCAGTTGTTTACCTTAATGTCTCGTCTGTTCTCATTGCAGTCGCACCGCAAACGTTGCAAAGTTCGCAAGCGTTCCATTCGTAACCGTAATACTCACAGatctaaaaatatacaaaaaaaagctataaacaataataatagaTCGAAAAAATTGGAGCAGAGTCCAGACTGAAGACCGAAACTGAGACTGAGATTTGTCGAGATTTCAGCGAGATTTTGGAGACTATGATGGCTGGCAGTTTGCACAACACGCGCATGCTGCGCT
This region of Drosophila bipectinata strain 14024-0381.07 chromosome 2L, DbipHiC1v2, whole genome shotgun sequence genomic DNA includes:
- the LOC108132448 gene encoding beta-lactamase-like protein 2 homolog; this encodes MALIPAVTRLSSSVIRILGCNPSPMTLQGTNTYLLGSGNRRILIDTGDEDVPQYIEHLNDVLKQEKASIDTILLTHWHHDHVGGVKSILGTALAHNDCRVFKYGRTDAPDVCPEIPTHIKLHPLAHNQEFATEGAKVKVVHTPGHTTDHVVLAMSEGTLFSGDCILGEGTAVFEDLFEYMKSLEKILDIKPQRIFPGHGNVIEEPIGKIEYYINHRNQREAQILQYFVQRPNERWQAMDVVREVYKETPENLWPAAAYNVDHHLSKLAKEGKLNVIESENEKFYSYRATSAL
- the mon2 gene encoding protein MON2 homolog, whose translation is MSFVGTGGGGQDVHKFVEALQADFKTLSLETKKKYPQIKEACEEAISKLCTAGSSQQNSVYYTVNQILYPLVQGCETKDLKIIKFCLGMMQRLITQQVVDQKGALYITNALWTLMENNIEEVKVLQTVTLLLTTNTVVHGDTLAKALVLCFRLHYHKNPTIVNTAGATIRQLVSLVFERVYLEKDSVSSLQHPQQPPAEGDGGGQDVQTFASDAFLLFQDLVQLVNVEQPFWLVGMTEMTRTFGLELLEAVLTNFSAVFHESNDFRLLLKERVCALVIKLFSPNVKHRQLPAPSNGNAPAAAEKPYFPISMRLLRLVAVLIQKYHTILVTECEIFLSLIIKFLDPDKPSWQRALALEVIHKLVTRSSLIAFFCKSYDLKNHATNIVHDMIAAMGSYVRYSLFNASTMLNGQQNGMATTLTALSGNNQCGFMFRGAYLPLVATFAPGVPKAVYLEMLDKLDAPNIPDSYGISVGHAILLDMTRSIGGVITRTPELHPSHNTAVITEEEHKPLCLQLIDSSWSALLSAFIPLVETSIDEATTENILKAMQNYAALCGMLEQLQPRDAFIMAMCRASFPPHYAMSIFANTTQADGDLRCHTRSGSQDLSSHLINNCSGDSGDFRPNVVAVGTPLPSASLPHSVMQAPVMLTNKNLQCMRAILFLAHNNGGILGTSWHIVLQTLQHLVWILGLKPSTGGSLQAMPKPAAEANVGIQTAVMADLPVLSQMLSQLFESSQYLDDVALHHLIDALCKLSHEAMELAYANREPSLFAVAKLLETGLVNMPRIKVLWRPLTNHLLEVCQHRHIRMREWGVEAITYLVKSALQFKHKTPLKENMELQTMLLSPLSELSTVLHADVRQRQLDCVLQILNTAGEILSFGWPAIIEIIGAVNEHHGEPLIRTAFQCLQLVITDFLTVMPWRCLPLCISTAAKFGSQTQELNISLTAIGLMWNISDFFNQNQDKLMSTQLQDVAILPDFPGTVKMPQFDKLWMCLYAKLGELCVDLRPAVRKSAGQTLFSTISAHGSLLNPPTWQALVWQVLFPLLDNVRALSSSASNEKVDASGNILIHHSRNTAQKQWAETQVLTLSGVCRVFNTKRELLQMLGDFERAWSLILEFIQNAALSKNGEVSLAALKSLQEIMYHTTTERPERSLKDPQTSQEQDDEIWTIAWNIWLSIGTESTKMSTSTIKQQQQSSNGADNQEDFYIPSQAFLTALIQIFPAIFQHIQVKFSAEDFDKFCTVLTNAVCIPVQTDAVPYIMSTVSDTLLTPLHDGILDCMELIQKEATKPDSHIRQLIPAIFRQLLIFSKFACAPPTFQQSVEHKYAKSSGHYANNASVEVVSMNYIPFGEKSISISVKLYQTTATEEPVVQEQILHDIVKALRTPLAMKYKCLSSSTWKLAISSLIGVLHTGLKVARAKPQYFTSLWDDLADTLDKFLFPASVCTVEDRGLEEIVLDETIDCQVIELLRDEVLPYAHEMPHQFIMQIVVLLNKGSIHSASDTNICYESDWKLREIFAKTCFETLLQFSLLEDQASASNNNRLNANILPVVGAAGAAGLGGKDFAGRLAVTALLHRFQEVLKRFNDDERQSGKCPLPRFRLSEISFVLKAIATLVVSMKKAPASKVNKPAWDQLIGLYPYLVDCTTTTSPEVSRSLREALLQYTDLLQAPRTFTTSGSNDNAIQSNGQE
- the LOC108132447 gene encoding beta-1,3-galactosyltransferase 5, which encodes MATRLVRSLVLLVLVSLVVYSYISKPRKIVNIIPKNPVKIDLSEIIFEKSMNDSLLTELDALQTTHFSNINIKINESLDATAPKQIPLDYKNILNNTLKIHSTEKPHEKHEDLPKSSLQIIDITSEYRTIRFFNPKEFWEYLKYKQQATDIPLASATYESGHRDNEIDAERICPKSGAFIKLLVLITSARKHEAQRMAIRQTWMHYGSRRDIGMAFVLGRGTNATANERLDRENMMYADMIRGNFIDSYYNLTLKTISALEWSLWHCPLAKYILKTDDDMFINMPKLMTFIDTLSAKRRIYGRRAENWMPVRNKQSKYFVSYRQFTARFFPYFTTGPAYLLTGDIVGELYAQSLATAYLKLEDVFLTGIVADILGIPRVNVKEIANTNTKAWACRVRDRITIHMVSPNEQFDLWKKLLDTSITCT